One Zootoca vivipara chromosome 9, rZooViv1.1, whole genome shotgun sequence DNA window includes the following coding sequences:
- the MGARP gene encoding protein MGARP — protein sequence MHLCSVAWRPLARRLTQGAAPFVRRQAPFRQMSSGSVPGSSGENIIYYLLVAGATAAGGFLAYRTISSDKARYNERISDMQQRTAAEWKPKPWPPQENDETEANETIAASEEVKDAVEEETAAVTTGESEVENEKHTESAEAQREVESPVEEASSGVQEEQDAPSSSEAAQTQG from the exons ATGCACCTCTGCAGCGTCGCGTGGCGCCCTTTGGCCCGTCGCCTCACGCAAGGGGCTGCCCCCTTCGTCCGCCGACAAG CACCTTTCCGCCAGATGTCATCTGGAAGCGTTCCTGGATCTTCTGGGGAGAACATTATTTATTATCTGCTCGTTGCTGGTGCTACTGCTGCAGGAGGTTTTTTA gccTACAGAACGATTTCTTCTGACAAGGCCAGGTATAATGAACGTATCAGTGATATGCAGCaaagaactgcagcagaatggaaaccaaAACCGTGGCCTCCTCAGG AAAACGATGAAACAGAAGCAAACGAAACTATTGCTGCAAGTGAAGAAGTAAAGGATGCAGTTGAAGAAGAGACTGCGGCAGTAACTACTGGTGAATCGGAAGTGGAAAATGAAAAGCACACTGAATCTGCAGAAGCACAGAGAGAAGTTGAATCGCCTGTTGAAGAGGCATCCTCTGGTGTGCAAGAAGAGCAAGATGCTCCTTCCAGCTCAGAGGCAGCCCAAACGCAAGGTTAA